Genomic segment of Eretmochelys imbricata isolate rEreImb1 chromosome 11, rEreImb1.hap1, whole genome shotgun sequence:
GACTCAGCTAAACTCCTGCCGCACGTGAGTCCATGCTACAAAAGCATGACATGCAATGGATCAAATTCTTCCCTGACTTATGCCCCATGCAAGTCCAAGGAGTGGAGTCTCTGGCACCAGATGTCAACAGAGGATGTCAGTCGAGGCAGAATTTGGTCTACTATGCTGTGCTGCTGAGGAGAATCAGGACACAGATGGTATAGAAGTGAACTCTCTCTCACATGTGGAGAGGCTGGTCTTCCCAAAGCTGGGGGTACTGTTGGGAAGCTTGCGTACCACCTCCTGGGTCTACGTGGCCTTAGTATATTAAGAAGCCTCCATCTGCCTTGCTACCAGCCCTTAAATTGAGTTTAAATTCTCCTGACTAGCTACCCACTTGTAGCCTGCAAGGCCCCTTTAGAGTCAAATCCAACTGTGGCATTAGTTTGGCCCTTCCATATGTTAGTTTCCGTCTGTATTCTGTTTCTCCAGTAACTTGCTTCCTCTTTGTGTGAAAGGAAGAGTGGTCATGGCCTCATTCTACAGCTGATAACATGGCCAGAACTGGTTGTATTGTCAGATAGGCATTGAGGAACCATTTACatttcaggtatgtctacacagcaaagaaaaacccgcagctggcccatgctagctagctcaggcttgtggggcttgggctgcagggctgtttcattgctgtatagacttctgggcttgagctgcagcccaagctctgggatcctcccacctcacaggagcCTAGAGCCTGGGCGgcctaagtcagctggcacgggtcagctgcaggtgtctagttgctgtgcagacataccctacaAGTCCCTCACTGCTTGTGCATGGCTGCTGCACGTTTACAAATTCCATGTTCTAGAAACTAAGCGCTTCTGTAGCGTGGCTGGGACAAAACGGTTAACGTTGGGGGATTGTGTTGTAGCCCAGGTTGCCCCAAGCATATGATCACCTAACACTTGGGCTGATCGAAAACAGTCAGAGtttttgaaattttgacaaaTTTTTAACGAACAAGTTCACTAAAATGTTTGTAGTTTTTTTAACCAACTGTGCCAAAACCATGCAAGACAACAGTGCGCTGATACAGTAAGATTCATAGTATTGCCTCGCCCTTAAAGACagggagccagattctcagctggtgtaaatgggtgtggCTAGCTTGAAGTCAAGGCAACTCCGTCAGTTTACATCAACTGAGAGTGTGACCCAGTGTTCCGCTGTGCTCCTCCCCAACACTTCAGTGACAGGGAGAATCTTTACTTTGACAACAATCTGTACCCATTATTTCAAACCATTAAAAAAGGCCTCTGTTTGCACCCAgaattttgcatgtgcaattttGAGAGGCTCCGCACCTGGACTTGCATGTGGAATCAGTGGTTCCATGTCTCACCACAACTGACATGCAGTAATCAGAGTTGAGGGGTCAAAAACTTCATCTGACTGCAATTAGAAGCAAACTGAGAATCTGGATTGAGCCCACTTTGGACATGTGTCCTTCCTCGTTCCAGATGCTGCTCTTGTGCCAGTGCAGTCTCATGTTCTTAGGTGGATATGGAGTGTTTTATTATGAAACAAAATTAGTGGATGTAGAATTAATTTAACAATTAATGAGCTTCTGGAATGCACCCACTTTACTACTGATGTTTGCTGACTGCAGCTGATTCATGAGCCTTTGGTGGAAGTGAAAAAAACAGTTCATCAGTTGCTGAGTTTACGAAATGCATCATCATGAGTGGCAGGAGCCAGAAGAAATTGGTTCTCTAATGAATCCACATCACTACCTGGCTGGATATTCAGCGGACCATACTGAAAATGCCTTATGTTCCTGACAAAGTCACAGTCTAGCTCCTGATTCTGCCCCTGATTAATTTCAGCAGAACttctcacatacttaaagttaggcacatgcttaagccCCTTGCTAACTCAGGATCTCTGTCTCCAAACTCAGATCATTTTGTCGGGACGTCCCAGGCCCCCTCCTATGAGCTCAGCAGTGCCAAGATGCCTCTTCACTCTCACCTCAGCAACTGCAGCTCCCTCCAGGTAATGTGGCTTTATGATGACATTTGAATCCCCAATTATAGGCTGGAATTTTCTCCTGTTCAAGTCAACAGAAAAACAGGTTTTaatggagcaggatcaagccctatgtGTGGCCATGATACCTGatcaggggaagggggagatctCAATAGCTCCATCAGGTCCTTACACGTGATCCCACAAGGAAGTTCTGCTAGGTTTCACTTCAAGGGGGATGTTCACAGCTATGGGTATGGTGCGGAGAGGTGCAAAGATGTAAATATCAGATTCCTAAATTTGCCTAAGATTTCTGGGactgaggaaggatggtttttTGGTTAAAGCACAAGACTGAGCCTCAGAAGTTCTGGGTTCAACTGctggctgtgccacagatttcctataTGGCCTTGGGCTTGTCACTGAATCTCTCTTTGTGGCTGGTCAACCGTCTGCAGAACAGGGATGATGATGCTTCCATTCTCCCACTCTCTCTGTCGCTCTACTTGGATTGTAAGATCTTAAGGGAAGGCTCACACTCTCTCGTTGTCTGCACAGTGTCTGGCACAATGCAGGCTCCAGTTCAACTCCATACCCTCtaggcaccactgtaatacaaacaacaaaatcACAGTCCCAGTCCTATCAGTTTGCTCAGTGTAACAGCTCATGCACAACTTGTATAGGACTTGTAAGTAACTGCACCCTCCAATGTAGTTCACGTCATTTCCGTGTCCTCTTTTTGGCATCACTATAAAGAGAACCTACTGGATCTCTGAAGGGGAAAGACCTTGGGAGGTCAGAGGATGGCACTCACACCTGCTTGTCCATCTCTTTTTGACCCCTTCCAGTAGGAGGCTGTCTGGTCCTGCATTCGATGGAGTAGACATTGAACCTTCTCTGAACAAATGTCAGAGGAAGACAACACCTACACAAGAATGAGACTCATTGACCGAGGTGCAAAGCAAGGCCTACCTTTTGTGCCTATCCCAGAGGTGGCTTCTTCGACCAGCCCATTGATCTTATTCAGCTGGCTAAAAACAAAATACTGTCCCTACAATCTTCAGTGACCAAGCGTTCACTGCAGACCACATATGGTgcagcaagtgtgtgtgtgcactccaAGTTTTAATTCAATACATGGCTTGATTGGCAAGGCAGGGAATCTGAGTCCACAACTCAGGCATCTCTGTAACAGGATAAGGGTTAGATAAGTGATTAGACTTTATAAATAGCTCACTCCCAGTGGCCTCGTGTCTATTGTTTGTCTTGGTGTGGTTGTGTATTTCAGTGTGGAGCAAAGAAAATAatagcattttgaaaatgtttgatcGTTTTAAAACACAGGTCCCCATACAGCCAAGCAGCCAGCCCTAGAAATGCCAATGTCTTCGGTTGATCCTGCAAGTTGTTACGCAATCTGTGTCCAGTCCAGCACAACACTTACCAAGTGTAACTTGACAGGACTACACGTGTGCTTAAAGGCAAACATGCGCTTCAGCGCTTTGCTGTATCACAGCCAGGGAGCTCAGCATATTGCAGGAGCATTTTGACCCTACgtttttttaaataggtttggGTCTAGGACTTTTAGTTTTGTTGGATCATacaatcgtaggactggaagggacctcgagaggtcatctagtccagtcccctgcactcgtggcaggatgaagtattatctagaccagacctgacaggtgtttgtccaacccgctcttaaaaatcccctgtgatggagattccacaacttcctaggcaatttattccagtgcttaaccaccctgacaggaagtttttcctaatgtccaaccttaaACTAATGGCTTGACATGCTGCCTTCCTAGCGTATAAGGCTAAAACGATTCATGCAGAAGATCTGCAAAATCTATATGAGAGGGAAGTGGCCTGAGGATTGGTAGGAAGAGACAGGCCAAGGGGGGAGTTCAGGTTGCCCCAGGAGATATTACTGCAGAAAGCTGTCAGAATTCAGTTTTCAACCAAATTAACTTGCTCTTGGCAAAAATCCACACATCAGGATAGACAGATGTAAGCATTTCCATGGCTATTGTAGCACGCTGTACAAGAACCATCtggaaatgggggaggagggagctgtggGATCCATCTCAGGCcttagagtaacagccatgttagtctgtatttgcaaaaagaaaaggagtacttgtggcaccttagagactaaccaatttatttgagcataagctttcgtgagctacagctcacttcatcggatgcagtgaagtgagctgtagctcacgaaagcttatgctcaaataaattggttagtctctaaggtgccacaagtactccttttcttatctcaGGCCTTGTTTACACCAGGAATTTGCCCCAATTCCAGCTATCAGAGTAACACACTCCTAGACATGGCAAACTAATGTAATGGTGGTGACCCCTGTTTAGCTTACTTCGAACTGGAAACACGCAATAAATGTTGCCCTCATGGCTAGCAACTAATGGCTGAAATCAGAGGAAATAAAGTAGCCAcattttggggtgtggggggagacacaAACTTCCCGCTTCAGGGTTTACGAAACTCGAATGATTGGAGATTAGGGTTAGACCTTCATGGGAGACAAATTGTCCCACATCCGCATATTGTGGGGCTcctgcaccttcctttgaagcatctggcagtggtCACTGTCAAAGACAGCCTTCCGAACTAGCTGCACCACAGGTCTGATTTACTGTTTCAATTCCTATGGAAATCCTCAGTGCAGATAAGGCCTGAGAGTGAAAAATGCTTCAAAAAGTTTTCTGCACATGTCCAGCCAGCCGTAGAGCAGATTCTCATGTTTGGATCAGTGCAGCGTCCTGATTTTCCCCTGTACagtaactgcatttaaaaaaaattctcttcagcaggtgggtggggaactaggaagcaggggtgctggaacaatttgtatagtgggcctgctgagagccattgaaccaaactgtaaacccccagcaccactagttccagcatctatgctAGGAAGCTTGTATTGTTATTATCATATGCCACTCAGTATATCTGTGTGATATTACCCTGCCTGAATACATAGATCAAAAGGGGTTGCTAAATAAACCAGGCAGAAAAGGTACAACAAAGGCCTAGGTAAGGAGCATCCCCTCAAACACGAGCCAGGTTTCTAGCCCTGGAAAGGAGACTTCTCAGACTGGACCCTGGCAACACGCTGAGAATCTGCAGTTTGCCAACTGCTGTCAGCTGACCCAGAGactgactgggagtcaggagcttGCTGTAACTTGGTGCCTAAGAGAGCAGAGGAGCACCAGGGCTAAGTCATCTCTGCCCTTGGGCTGAGCTGAAAGCCAAGCAGAGGAAAGACAGTATGCATGGATCTCTATTTTAAATCCATTGCCCTGAGTGCTGTGAATGGTTTGGCAAAATAAATCATACTTTTTATTTTGGAGAAGCTGCTTCTGTGTCACTGCAAACGGTCACTGTCCACAGATTCCCACCAGGAAATTCTTGCTGGTGCCAACCCTGCTGGGCCTGCTAGGTATCACGGTTGGCAACCAGAGGGCTGTAACCCAGAGAGCCGGTCAGAGTGGTTGGATGCTGGAGTCCCACCTCAAAGGGAAGTGGAGGCACGGGCCTGTCCCTTGGAAGGGCTGTGCTCAGGGGACTGGAAAAGGATCTCAGAAAAGGCAGGCTGCCCAAGGACCATGACAAGGCGTTGGAATGGAGCATGCTCAGAGTTTGGATGGCACGAGTTTGACCCAGATTAATTAAGAACGGGATGAAACTATCCAGAGAATCCATCCCTAATATAGTTCCAGCAAACAAAGTAGAAACCAGTGAgcagcaatttaaaataaaagccaggcAGCCTACTCCACTCCATGGCCCTGGCTGGTATTTAACTGCTTGTAATGACTGCAAAAAGCTTATCAGTGTGGTGCTGGGTCAGCTCTCCTCCGCTCACTTCTATCAGAATCCCCACTGACCAGATAACCATAATTGCCTGCTGAGCAACGAAATCAGCTCTGTTTATTCACACAGGAGGGCGGGTATAAACAACAGCTGCTGCAACATAGACCCAGCTGATGCCAGCTTCAAACAATTAGAAAACAGCCTCCACAATCTTGCCACTCACTTTGGCAGAGCGGTGCCAGCGTGTTGCTGAGGGCCCCGTGCTGTAAATCTCAAAGACGTCTTCAATGGGGATGCTGTTCTGTGAAAGCAGGTCAGGAAAGGGGTTTAGTCCGTGGGGTGGGTATTTTTGGGTTTGAATTAATAAATATGTAGAATCCAAATGACACCCCGTCCTGTAGAGTCCCTACCACCTAGAAGGATTTTAACTTCCAGGGTTACCCTATGGGCTAGGTACCTGACATGAACATCTAGGGTTGCCTCATGTAGCTGCTATGGCCCCATTGACGTTTGCTCCTGTGACCTTCTGCCACAGAGAAGACATAGTGGAACACAGCAGGAATCTGACTGAAGCAGAGCTAATGTGGGGCCTAAAACATGTCATTGCATAAAGATCAGCAAAACTTGGGGCAAGAGCATTCTGCTACCAGGACTGATTCCATTGCTCCTTCATTAGATCTGTGGATTGCTGTGCATGTCACGGGATATACTGAAACATGGGGTTTGGTAGACCACGGTGTAGCTCTGACTTGATCATTGTGCTATAATTGTTCAGACTATTATTTTATCATCATTTTCTTTGATATTCCTTATGTTAAAAGCTGTTTGTGAGACAAGATATTCACCTCCCTAACCCTCCATCAGATTGCTACAAGCTAATGGTGCCTAATCTTTACTGTGTTTAACAAAAGGTTACAACTCCCATCCCTTGATGAAAATTAGACagttttgtacatttaaaaatgtatgtacaTTGCATTGCATGAACTCTCGCAAAATACACAGCATGTCTAGTATTTTGTTCATCTGGGAAGCTGCTGGAGAACAAAAGATCTTGCTATCATTATTGCTTCCTTACCATTAAGATCCCGGCATAAAATGATAAAATCATGGCTTCTCTCTCAGTTCGGTTGGGATAGATGTATCTGCTGTGAAGCGGCAAATTCCTATCCAGGATAATCGGAGGGAATATAAGTAAATGGGGTTAGCCTGAAAGATATTGGACCTGATTTATGCctgagttactccagttttacactggtgtaagtccattgcaggattggggcctccgTCTGTTTATACTCACCTTTTCCCTTTTGCCAAAGGACTTTGGGCTTCTGAATCATTCAACCACAGTAAAGCAACATTGATGGCCAAGTCGTAATGAGCctgaaaacagaacagaaaggaaggatggtgcagGACTTAGGGCACTAGCCTCGGACTCGGGTTCAATTTCctactctgctacagacttcctatgtgactgtgggcatgtcacttagggccagattgttaatggtatttaggaacctagtgggcttttcaaaagcaccaaggtgcctaaaactcattgatttcaatgggtgctgGGCACGTCAGTGCTTTAGAAATTCCactaggctcctaaatgcctttTAAAACTCTGGCCTGTAGTCTCTGTGCcgcagttccccatctgtacgatagcactgccctacctcacctggggtgtggtgaggataaatacctTAAAAGCTGAGAGGTGATTGCATACTACCGTGATGTGGACCACATCCACCTAgataaaaaaaaaggagtacttgtggcaccttagagactaacaaatttatttgagcataagctttcatgagctacagctcacttcatcggctgcattcagcagaaaatacagtggggagatttatatacatagagaacatgaaacaatgggtgttaccatacacactgtaaggagagtgatcacttaaggtgagctattaccagcagatctcacagatcttgggagacaggccagtccttgcttacagacagccccccaacctgaagcaaatactcaccagcaaccacacaccacacaacagaaccactaacccaggaacctatccttgcaacaaagcccgttgccaactgtgtctacatatctattcaggggatgccatcatagggcctaatcacatcagccacactatcagaggctcgttcacctgcacatctaccaatgtgatatatgccatcatgtgccagcaatgcccctctgccatgtacattggtcaaactggacagtctctacgtaaaagaataaatggacacaaaccagacgtcaagaattataacattcaaaaaccagttggagaacacttcaatctctttggtcactcgattacagacctaaaagttgcaattcttcaacaaaaaaacttcaaaaacagactccaacgagagactgctgaattggaattaatttgcaaactggatacaattaacttaggcttgaatagagactgggagtggatgggtcattacacaaagtaaaactatttcccgatgtttattccccccctccacctcctactgttcctcagacgttcttgtcaactgctggaaatggcccactttgattatcactacaaaaggttccgccccccaccccgctctcctgctgataatagctcaccttaagtgatcgttacagggtgtatggtaacacccattgtctcatgttctctatgtatataaatctccccactgtatttttcactgaatgcatccgatgaagtgagctgtagctcacaaaagcttatgctcaaataaatttgttaatctctaaggtgccacaagtcctccttttctttttgccaatacagactaacacggctgctactctgaaaccatccaccTAGATAGAATCCTAAATGCTATTTTGTAAAACGTGAAACATTGTGATcggctgctgcaggggctgtcTGAATAGGACACCCAGCTTAGCCTGTTCTAGCACCTTATCATTGGCCGATCATGAATACAGCAAACATTGCCTCCAGGCAGGCTGAGCCCTGTGCCTACAGCTGAAGGCTACATTCCGTGACTTACATTTTGATGGTCTCTGAACAGAGACATAAAACTAAACGTTGGCGCTCATTCTGGGGCCTTCTGTcagacataagaacagccacaaaGCTCCGTCACAGAATGCGGCACCCCCAGAGCTGATCCTGGGGGAATACAATATGCTATGATAATTTAAAGGGATGCCATCAGCTTGAAAATCTAAAAAGCGTGACCTGCCATTGGTACAAATAACACCCAGGGTGATATAActgaaaggaggaggaaaaaagctGCTCTCTTTGTTACCTtcgtgcatttgacagcactctgGGCTAGATCATGGATTTGCCAGGAGCCCCAAGTAAGGTGCAGACCTGAGACAAGAGGAGCTCCACTTGAGTCCTGATTCTCCCTTGCCCCAAGGGAAAGAAAGCTGCACCCGCCCTTTGCCAAGAATAGCTTACTTCTGCCTCTGTGCTGGTTCATCTTCACTGGCTGGCGCCTTTGGGGAGGATGGAGTCAAGGCTTCATCTACTAGCCTTTCAAAAGCTTTTCCTTATCAACTTCACGTATTTTTCCCTAGCTGTACAATAGATGCTGAACTTTGTCACAGTTGACTGGTCACAATATCCTAGGACCATGTCATAGAACGCTTATAGGGCTATAAAGTGAAAAATATTGggctttgcccacctctgactttTAGATTTTTTCCCTTTACAGCTAACGGTAGCAGGTGATCTCGTAAAGATTAACTTGATCTATAAGTGAAAAGAAGCGCCACGCCTGCAACTGACTTCAGGTGAGTGGATCCCTGCAACCATGTAGAGTCATCATATCGCTAAAAACAAGTTTTCAGAGAAGTTTGTAAAATAATGGATATCTTCCATCTACAAGTATAATAACAGGaagaaatcctggctccaataaagtcaaagggagtcttgTACTTCACAAACATTACCTAACTAATCCTCACATGACAATCACCAAGTGGTAGGCTtcataacttaatttttttagccTAGAAGGGATAATTATGAGCATCTAATTTGATTTCCTGAGCAGCACAGGGCCGTGGAATGTTACCCAGGAATTTCTGCATCCAGACCAAGTAGTAAATAAATATAACCTCCatgttatagatggggaaactgaggtgaaaTGGCTTGGCCTTGGCCAAAGAAGGCCTCATTAATCCTGTTTATGCTACTAAATCGACTGCTCTAAGCAGTATTGTTTAATACAGTTGGTCCCCAATGAGTTACACCACATAGTTTGCTTCTGTCTGTTTGAATTAGATCCAATTGAGTTAATACCAGGTAAAATCAGCTAATTTTAGCTCTCATAAGGCAAAAGAGCtggagtaacattttcaaaaagtaacTACGTGACTTAAGAATATAAAAGTCTGGggtcattgaaagtcagtgggatttaggaaCCTGTCTCTTTTGAAAAGGCgatttaggtacttttgaaaatgttatatgCAACTGATCTCTAGATAGTTTCCCTCTCTTCTAgataaaacacatttgtttacggATACTAATAGCAAGTTATTTAACTGCATCAAGCCAGGCACCCTTCAGTTCTTTCATTCAGGAATTAAGAATGCAAGATTAGAATAAGAAGTTGTCTGGTTACCATGTCATCGAGAAAGGTGGGCTGCTGTCTTCCTTTCGGGTCGAATTCATTTTCCCGAAGTCTGATGCCGACATAATCGCCTCTAAAAGCAAGAGAGCAACTTGAGTTACAGTTGGTGCTGGACAATCCACTGCATTAGAAGATGGAGTAAGGCAACTCTGAAAAGCCAGCGTACAGTCAGGGCTGTATTTACTGTAGTTCATGAGCTTCACAATCTGCTGCAAGGTTCAGCAGGTATCCCAGCAGCCGATGGCAGCCTCCTTCTGACATGGAAAGCCTTTTATTTTTGCAATCTCAGCTTCTATCTCTATACTCGGAGCTATGGACCTGGCTGTCTGCATCCCCCAAAGGCTTAGAAAGAAAGGGAGAGGGCAATGGTAAGCAAAGTATTCAGACTGAAGTCCTGCTTGGGACAGGCTCCCCTGGCTCTTTGCTGGTGGTGCTGTTGCAATAAAAGCAATGAGCAAACAGTAGGGATGTCACTGCACAACCACCAGCCTGAAAGGGCTGCTGTGTTGGGGTTtgggcttcttattcctggaggGACTGAAGCTGCAACCTGTACTCAGATGGGGCGTACTCACTCAAGCACGGAGCCCCAGCAAAGTCAGGTGTGGGCCTCCTATTGAATAGAATGGAAGTTGAATTACATTCCTGGAGAAGTTTCAAggtagcagccgtgtgagtctgtattcgcaaaaagaaaaggaatacttgtggcaccttagagtggaaaaactgaatgcatccgatgaagtgagctgtagctcacaaaagcttatgctcaaataaatttgttagtctctaaggtgccacaagtcctccttttcttttcattcctgGAGAAGCTGTACGTGTAGAGGAACCCAGACTCTCTGGATCTGAGAGAGTGAACTTCTACTATGTGAAGTAAAGGATGTAGCCTGCTGGCTTAAGGGCAGTAGCTCTAGTGCCCAGACCCGACCTCTTTGCGTGGTCCAGGCACTAGGCAGGAACCATAACCCACACTGCCAGCATGAGTTCTCTATGTGCACAGCTCAGGGCAGTGGTAGGCTCTGAATTATGGTGGTTTATCTATCTAATGCATATCAAAGGAGGACAGTGGGAGCTGGCCAGCATCCCCAGGGAAGGCTTCCCAGACTTTCCACAAGGGAAAGCCGGAGGACACATGTATGGTATGTCAGACAGAACCTTTAGAATGCAGTCATTGCTAGCTATAGTGCAGTATGGGAACTACCTGGCAGTTGGTACTTACAAGAGTTTTTCAATCTCTTTTTTTAGACGTTTCCTTTCCATGGATGAGGGGTGTTTTCTAGTTGTGGGGAGGCTGCCACAACTCAGACTGCTTACTAAGATCCAGCCTAAAGAGGGAAAGTAACAGAAAGACAGATCACTGTGTATCAATATCACAACCACTGAACCAAAGCCACTGATGGATTAGCGCAAACTGTTTCAATATCCCTGCAAAAACATGGGCGCTGCAGAAGTGGCAGAGTAGTAGGACGCCAGTGGGGATGTAACAGGAAAGGAAAGCAGACAAGACGTTCTGGTAATACAGATAAACAACAACAGTAACAGTTCAGGGTATCTTTGTG
This window contains:
- the C11H2orf80 gene encoding uncharacterized protein C2orf80 homolog, giving the protein MERKRLKKEIEKLLGDYVGIRLRENEFDPKGRQQPTFLDDMAHYDLAINVALLWLNDSEAQSPLAKGKRNLPLHSRYIYPNRTEREAMILSFYAGILMNSIPIEDVFEIYSTGPSATRWHRSAKWCLEGMELNWSLHCARHCADNERVRKFQPIIGDSNVIIKPHYLEGAAVAEGHRIHPFNLSLHPFAMLTAPKAAEHAWKQSVKFQKAAANQHATTNSTRTNKDCKRSESPSTAKQPDNKGARKQFKQGIFPEELATKSGRKEGRRDVTRSQVS